The following are encoded in a window of Acipenser ruthenus chromosome 26, fAciRut3.2 maternal haplotype, whole genome shotgun sequence genomic DNA:
- the LOC117430804 gene encoding sushi repeat-containing protein SRPX2-like: MFRSALSLLLFPITAELLGLSYEGSGSSYNEVQSEVSYSTPQLDYKTPRWCYTLSLLNGEAICFSPRGGNYRSTMGTRCELSCDRGYRLIGQRFVQCLPNRRWSGTGYCRQIRCHVLPAVTYGSYSCSMSVTVDSRCDYSCAPGYQLEGDRSRICLEEAHWSGTEPSCVDNEPPKIKCPQSRVKVAEPDRLAARVYWDPPIIKDSADPTLTDVTLKGPGPGSIFPEGEHVIRYLVYDQARNKAACKFIVRVEVRRCPALKPPLHGYITCSSGGNNYGAVCEYSCDGGYERRGVPSRVCQFNRNWAGAAPVCVMIQINTDVRSAAALLDQFYEKRRILIVSTPDISNQYYKLQNIMVQRAGCGLDLRQVTVIELLGLPPREVGRIKENRLSSEVIEELRQAMRISQAYFTMVLVDKQGMDRERYIDPVTSDELFSYIDTYMLSTEERERMENNRDHCD, from the exons ATGTTTAGAAGCGCTTTgtcgctgctgctgtttcctATAACAGCGGAGCTTCTTGGACTTTCTTACGAAG GTTCTGGGAGCAGCTACAATGAAGTCCAGTCTGAGGTGTCCTACAGCACTCCCCAGCTAGATTACAAAA CTCCCCGCTGGTGCTACACTCTGTCGCTCTTGAATGGGGAGGCTATCTGCTTCTCTCCTCGAGGTGGTAATTACAGGAGCACCATGGGGACGCGCTGTGAACTGTCATGTGACCGCGGGTACCGCCTCATTGGTCAAAGGTTCGTCCAGTGCCTGCCCAACCGCCGCTGGTCTGGAACCGGCTACTGTCGAC AAATCAGGTGCCACGTGCTGCCTGCCGTGACCTATGGCTCCTACTCCTGCAGCATGAGCGTGACGGTGGACTCGCGCTGCGATTACTCGTGTGCCCCCGGGTACCAGCTGGAGGGAGACCGCAGCAGGATCTGCCTGGAGGAGGCGCACTGGAGCGGCACTGAGCCCAGCTGTGTAG ATAACGAGCCTCCGAAGATCAAGTGCCCTCAGTCCCGGGTGAAGGTGGCAGAGCCAGACAGACTGGCAGCCAGAGTGTACTGGGACCCCCCCATCATCAAGGACAGCGCAGACCCCACGCTGACGGA TGTGACTCTGAAGGGGCCGGGGCCAGGCTCCATCTTCCCAGAGGGGGAGCACGTTATCCGCTACCTGGTGTACGATCAGGCGAGGAACAAAGCAGCCTGCAAGTTCATTGTGCGAGTGGAAG TGCGAAGATGCCCTGCTCTGAAGCCTCCACTCCACGGATACATCACTTGCTCCTCGGGGGGCAATAACTACGGCGCTGTCTGTGAGTACTCGTGCGATGGGGGCTACGAGCGAAGGGGGGTCCCGTCCAGGGTGTGCCAGTTCAACCGGAACTGGGCTGGAGCcgctcctgtgtgtgtca TGATTCAGATCAACACTGACGTGAGGAGTGCTGCAGCACTCCTGGATCAGTTTTATGAGAAGAGAAGGATACTCATCGTCTCCACACCTGACATTTCCAATCAGTACTATAAACTCCAGAACATCATGGTACAG AGAGCGGGCTGCGGGCTGGACCTGCGGCAGGTGACGGTGATCGAGCTGCTGGGTCTCCCGCCCCGAGAGGTGGGCCGGATCAAGGAGAATCGCCTCTCCTCCGAGGTCATCGAGGAGCTCAG GCAGGCGATGAGGATCTCTCAAGCCTACTTCACCATGGTCCTGGTGGACAAGCAGGGCATGGACCGCGAACGCTACATCGACCCCGTCACCTCGGACGAGCTCTTCTCCTACATCGACACCTACATGCTGAGCACCGAGGAGAGGGAGCGCATGGAGAACAACCGGGACCACTGCGACTGA